A stretch of Propionispora hippei DSM 15287 DNA encodes these proteins:
- the sufD gene encoding Fe-S cluster assembly protein SufD: MEKHNEIVNAIPVRTWNWLGVNETAMPVAFPVVKAYRKQPLVLTGGKSVTITSLKDSQAQLQQLGPLPKAGVSGTMNRLVAEHTNSGYFIETVAGQKCQNPLVLQYHLDEADPVLVDRQVILARENSEITVVIRYTSQAGTAAYHSGITQVVALAGAVVHLVKVQLLADDAYHMDAVGVVSGDNGQADCTLVELGACQTITNCQTQLMGAHSAGSIQSIYFGDKDRSIDINHVLTHQARQSVGEIKARGALLDRSRKIFRGTLDFLKGARGAKGKEEEYAVLLSPDVRNWSVPLMLCGEESVEGQHAASAGKVDENKLFYLMSRGLSENEAKKLIIEASFEPILARIPVEQLKEEISSYVKGRLAYVQ; the protein is encoded by the coding sequence ATGGAAAAACATAATGAGATAGTAAATGCGATTCCGGTGCGGACCTGGAATTGGCTGGGTGTCAATGAAACGGCGATGCCTGTTGCTTTTCCGGTCGTCAAGGCTTATCGCAAGCAGCCACTGGTTCTGACCGGGGGAAAATCGGTAACCATCACATCCCTCAAAGACAGTCAGGCTCAACTGCAACAGTTGGGGCCACTGCCCAAGGCCGGTGTCAGTGGCACTATGAACCGCCTGGTGGCGGAACATACCAACAGCGGATACTTTATTGAAACGGTGGCAGGACAGAAATGTCAGAATCCGCTGGTTTTGCAGTATCATCTGGATGAGGCTGATCCGGTGCTGGTGGACCGGCAGGTCATCCTGGCCCGGGAAAACAGTGAAATCACGGTGGTCATCCGTTATACCTCCCAGGCCGGTACAGCCGCCTATCATAGCGGCATAACTCAGGTCGTTGCCCTGGCCGGTGCGGTAGTGCATCTGGTCAAGGTGCAGCTTTTGGCCGATGATGCTTACCACATGGATGCCGTAGGTGTTGTCAGTGGCGATAACGGACAGGCGGACTGTACGTTGGTCGAACTGGGAGCCTGCCAGACCATTACCAATTGCCAGACTCAACTGATGGGTGCCCACAGCGCCGGGAGCATTCAGTCCATCTACTTTGGTGATAAAGACCGCAGTATTGATATCAATCATGTCCTGACTCATCAGGCCCGGCAGTCGGTAGGCGAGATCAAAGCCCGTGGGGCGCTGCTGGACCGGAGCCGGAAGATATTCCGCGGTACGCTGGACTTTCTGAAGGGTGCCCGCGGTGCCAAGGGTAAAGAAGAAGAATATGCCGTATTGCTCAGCCCCGATGTACGCAACTGGTCGGTGCCGCTGATGCTGTGCGGTGAAGAATCCGTAGAAGGCCAGCACGCCGCCAGTGCCGGCAAAGTAGATGAAAATAAGCTGTTTTATCTAATGAGCCGGGGTCTTAGCGAGAACGAAGCGAAAAAGCTGATTATTGAGGCCTCCTTTGAACCCATCCTGGCCCGGATACCGGTTGAGCAGTTAAAAGAAGAAATTTCGTCCTATGTGAAAGGGAGGCTAGCCTATGTCCAGTAA
- a CDS encoding cysteine desulfurase, which yields MSSNYQKDFPLLKQTTANGKRLVYLDNGATTQKPLSVIQALEGYYGTSNANPHRGAYGLSVKATELYENAREKVRQFLGAAKTEEIIFTKNATESLNLIAYSYGLQFIEAGDEIVLSIAEHHSNMVPWQQVAKARGAVLKYMYVNADGVLPEEEIESKITAKTKLVAVTHVSNVLGIVNPIRRIAAKAHSVGAVIVVDGAQSVPHLAVNVRELDVDFFVFSGHKMLAPMGIGVLYGREELLEAMPPFLCGGDMIEYVEEQDTTFAPLPAKFEAGTQNVGGAVGLTAAIEYLEQTGLDVIEREERELVRYAVEKLQQLPYITLYGCGDLTNKTGVISFNVKDVHPHDVSTILDADGIAIRAGHHCAHPLMHYLGVNATCRASLYFYNTREDVDALLDSLSRVRGVLGYGS from the coding sequence ATGTCCAGTAACTATCAAAAAGACTTTCCACTGCTCAAGCAGACCACGGCAAATGGCAAGCGCTTGGTTTACCTTGACAACGGAGCCACAACCCAAAAGCCCTTATCGGTCATTCAGGCGCTGGAAGGCTATTATGGCACGTCCAATGCCAATCCTCACCGGGGCGCCTATGGGCTGAGTGTGAAGGCGACCGAACTGTACGAAAATGCCCGGGAGAAAGTCCGCCAATTTTTGGGGGCAGCCAAAACAGAGGAGATTATTTTCACTAAAAACGCCACCGAATCGCTTAATCTGATTGCCTACAGCTATGGCCTGCAGTTTATCGAAGCAGGTGATGAAATCGTGCTGTCCATCGCCGAGCATCACAGCAATATGGTGCCCTGGCAACAGGTGGCTAAGGCGCGCGGCGCTGTGCTGAAATACATGTATGTCAATGCCGACGGCGTGTTGCCGGAGGAGGAAATCGAGTCGAAAATTACGGCGAAGACCAAGCTGGTGGCGGTGACTCATGTATCCAATGTGCTGGGGATTGTCAACCCGATCCGGCGGATTGCCGCTAAGGCTCACTCGGTTGGGGCTGTGATTGTGGTGGATGGCGCGCAGAGCGTGCCCCATTTGGCAGTAAATGTCCGGGAACTGGATGTGGACTTTTTTGTTTTCTCAGGTCATAAAATGCTGGCACCCATGGGCATCGGTGTTTTATACGGCCGGGAGGAGCTGCTGGAGGCTATGCCGCCTTTTCTCTGCGGCGGCGATATGATCGAGTATGTGGAGGAGCAGGATACCACCTTTGCGCCGCTGCCGGCCAAGTTTGAGGCAGGGACGCAGAATGTGGGCGGTGCCGTAGGATTGACGGCCGCTATTGAGTATCTGGAGCAAACCGGTCTGGATGTCATCGAACGGGAAGAACGGGAACTGGTCCGCTATGCGGTGGAAAAGCTGCAGCAATTGCCCTATATTACATTGTATGGCTGCGGTGATCTGACGAATAAAACCGGGGTGATTTCCTTTAATGTCAAGGATGTACATCCCCATGATGTGTCCACCATTCTGGATGCCGATGGGATTGCCATCCGGGCCGGCCATCACTGTGCCCACCCTCTGATGCATTACCTGGGCGTCAATGCCACCTGCCGGGCCAGCCTTTATTTTTATAATACCCGCGAAGATGTGGATGCGTTGCTTGACAGCCTAAGCCGGGTGAGAGGAGTGCTGGGCTATGGATCTTAG
- the sufU gene encoding Fe-S cluster assembly sulfur transfer protein SufU, which translates to MDLSEIYTEIIAEHSKSLRNKKHMDNPTVTLKGRNPSCGDEIELELKLENGVIRDALFTGVGCAISQASTSMMIDLIRGQTVEKAQELIDTFLGMIKREITDDEQLEVLDEAAALKNISNMPARVKCAVLSWHTLEDGIKKSR; encoded by the coding sequence ATGGATCTTAGTGAAATTTATACGGAGATTATTGCCGAACACAGCAAGTCGCTCCGCAATAAAAAGCACATGGACAATCCCACGGTGACGTTAAAGGGGCGCAATCCCAGTTGCGGCGATGAAATTGAGCTGGAGCTTAAGCTGGAGAACGGAGTGATCCGGGACGCCCTGTTTACCGGCGTGGGCTGCGCCATATCCCAGGCTTCGACTTCCATGATGATTGATCTGATCCGGGGACAGACGGTAGAAAAAGCCCAGGAACTGATTGATACCTTTCTGGGCATGATCAAACGGGAGATCACCGATGACGAGCAATTGGAAGTACTGGATGAGGCGGCAGCGCTGAAAAATATCTCCAACATGCCGGCCCGCGTCAAATGTGCCGTGCTGTCCTGGCATACGTTGGAGGACGGTATTAAAAAGTCCCGCTGA
- the fabV gene encoding enoyl-ACP reductase FabV, whose amino-acid sequence MIIKPKFRGFVCATAHPEGCAYLVKKQIQYVKAEQQLKGPKRVLVIGASTGYGLASRIVAAFGCGASTIGVSLEKNALHNTTATAGWYNTVTFEKEAAAAGLYSRSINGDAFSNEIKERTIELIKQDLKKIDLVVYSIAAPRRTDPATGEMSSSVIKPIGKPFTSKTINLNSHDLYDVTLEPASEEEIRQTVKVMGGEDWQLWLEALENAGVLAEGVKTVSYSYIGPELTYPIYTGGTIGKAKEHLVATAKLLNDQLKAIGGKAFVSVNKALVTQASAAIPVVPLYLMLLTKVMESKNINEDCIEQIYRLFADRLYAAEGRLDETTVIRIDDRELREDVQAEVLQLWEQVCSGKQDVSGAVERFRREFLNLFGFEYEHIDYEQESEAEQGHSHILTL is encoded by the coding sequence ATGATAATCAAACCAAAATTCCGCGGATTTGTTTGTGCTACAGCACATCCCGAGGGCTGTGCATACCTGGTAAAAAAGCAAATACAATATGTGAAAGCAGAACAGCAGCTCAAGGGGCCTAAACGGGTTCTGGTAATTGGTGCGTCCACCGGCTATGGTCTGGCGTCAAGAATTGTGGCTGCTTTTGGTTGTGGAGCCAGTACCATCGGCGTTTCTTTGGAGAAGAATGCCCTTCATAACACTACGGCAACCGCCGGGTGGTATAACACGGTCACCTTTGAAAAGGAAGCGGCGGCAGCCGGGCTGTATTCAAGAAGTATCAACGGAGATGCCTTTTCTAATGAGATCAAGGAAAGAACGATTGAACTAATCAAACAGGACTTAAAAAAGATTGATCTGGTTGTATATAGTATCGCTGCTCCCCGCCGGACTGATCCTGCCACCGGTGAAATGAGTTCTTCCGTTATTAAGCCTATTGGTAAGCCTTTCACCAGCAAAACGATTAATCTGAATTCCCACGACCTTTATGATGTTACCCTGGAGCCGGCCAGTGAAGAGGAAATCAGGCAGACCGTAAAAGTCATGGGGGGCGAGGACTGGCAGCTTTGGCTGGAGGCGCTGGAAAATGCCGGAGTTTTGGCCGAGGGAGTAAAGACCGTCAGTTATTCTTATATCGGGCCTGAATTGACCTATCCGATTTATACCGGCGGAACCATCGGCAAGGCTAAGGAACATCTCGTGGCAACGGCAAAATTGCTGAATGATCAACTCAAGGCAATTGGCGGCAAAGCTTTTGTTTCAGTGAACAAAGCATTAGTCACCCAGGCCAGTGCGGCTATTCCTGTTGTACCGTTATATTTGATGCTGCTCACAAAAGTCATGGAGAGCAAAAACATAAATGAAGACTGTATAGAGCAGATCTATCGCCTCTTTGCTGACAGATTGTATGCGGCGGAGGGGCGTTTAGACGAGACAACGGTGATTCGGATTGATGACCGGGAACTGCGGGAAGATGTGCAGGCGGAAGTGCTGCAGCTATGGGAACAGGTCTGTTCGGGTAAGCAGGATGTCAGCGGCGCTGTCGAGCGATTCCGCAGGGAGTTTCTAAATCTTTTCGGATTTGAATATGAGCATATAGATTATGAACAGGAAAGCGAAGCGGAACAAGGACACTCGCATATCCTGACTTTATAA